From Candidatus Dormiibacterota bacterium:
GGCGTCGCTGCGCCCGCCGCTGACCGTCTGGCTCGGGGCGCTTCTCGTGGCGCCTCTCATCGCCTGGAGTGCTATGCAGGGATTCAGCGATTACTTCCTGCGCGCCGGCCGGTCGGAGCAGGCGATGCAGCACTTCGGCGCCCCGCAGACGATCATGGGGATATTCGTGCGCACCCTGCCGCCCGATCGGATGATCTACGTCCTGCACACCCTGCGCGTGGACACACTGCGTTACCTGATCGGTGATCGCCCCAACATCCACCTGGTCAACGACCCCTCGACACTCGATCTCGACGGCATCATCAAGATGCCGAAGAGCGCCACGCTCATCATCGAGTTCGCCCGGCCGTTCGCGGAGGTGATGCGGTACCTGATCATGCGCTATCCGCTCGGCGACGCCACCCAGGTGGCGGACGCGCGCCTCGACCCCGACAAGATTATCTTCTACACCTACACGCTCTGGAAGGATGAGACCGGGCAGCCGATGGCCCCGCCCGACGCTTCTTCGCAGGGCGCGCCGCCGGGGGCGCAACCGCCCGGCGCCCCGATCCCGGGTGATGTTCCGCCGCTGGGACAGTCGGTGGAGAGACCGCCCGGGCGACAGCCGTAGCGGGCGGGCGGGTCAGCGACGACGAGCTCAGGGGTCATGATCGGACCGGCGTGAATGGGGGGCTGGAGAAGTGACGTCGCCGTCCCGGAAGATACCGCGAGCGGGACGACAGGATGCTGGAGCAGGTGTTCCCGGGCCGTCGCTCTGGACAGGAACGTCGGCATCCTGTAAAAGATGAGCCAGGATCACCCTCGATTTGGCGATTCCATCTTCGTTGGCAGCCACGCCGTCATCGAGCCCGGCGTGGAAAGGAGGCCCTGTGAGGTACGTTACGCTCTTCTCCAGCGCTCTCCTTCTATCCCTCTTGGGTCTGGGCCCGTCGCCACGAGCGGGCGACATCTCAGCGGAGGGCCCCTCGCTCGATGCCGAGCTTGCCGCCAAGTATCCGCGCTCACCGAAGACGCTCGAAGGCGATCCGATGCAGTCGTCCTTACTGCTCCTTGAGTTTGAATTCAAGGGCATTATTCGCCTGAACGGGCTCGATGGGGCGGCTCTCGTCATGTCGGGAGACGGCGGTGGCGTGATCCGTGCCTCCACTATGAAGGGCCGCCTGGTGATGTTCAACCTCGGTGAACCGGGCACCTACTCGCTGCGGTTCATCAGGCTGTCGAACTACAACGCGACGATCATCCTGGAGAAGCCGCCGGCCCTCGAGATGAATGTCGCCGTGGCCAGAGGCAAAGTCACCTACCTCGGCACGATCGTCGTGACGAAGAAGTTCGGCCCCAAGCTCCCGGAGATGGATCTGATCTACGACGCGGAGAAAGAGATGGCGGCCTGGTCGACTTTGCGGGAGAAGTACAAGGCGAGCCCGTGGAGCGCGCTGGCCGAGAAGCGAATCGCATCGCTCAAGTCCGGAGAGGCCTCGCTGGCCGAACAGCCGGCCTCGAGCGCGTCGGCGACGGCTGGCATCCGGCACTCTCCCGACACCGGCGAAGGCCACGCGCATCTTTCTCTCGTTGACTACCCTCCCGCGATACTTTCAGCCGCCGATGCACAGAAAATGGCGAGCGAGGCGAGGCAGCCGACCTTCCTGGCTTCCTCGGCGAAGGCGACGGAAAACCCCCTCGCCCCATGCTCGCTGCTGGCGGCGGCCCTGATCGCACTCGACTCGAACCTATTCTGGTGGGACATCGAGAAGTCAGGCTCGGTCTCCACGCCGCCTCCCAACACAAACATCCTGGGGATGTTCGATAGGGACCTCGAGAATGGGAAAGTCCCGCGAAAGGAGCCCCGTGCGACGGCGGAAATCCTGGCGCGGCTGACGATTTGGCGCTCGTGGGGCATCAATGCCGAGGTCAACACCTTTCTTTCCGACATGACCCAGCGTGCGTGCCTCGACACTCTTCTCGCGATGGACCCCAACGCCGTGTTCGGGACCTTGAACGGCTATGGAGCAAGGACAACCGCCTCTCACCTGGCCGCGATATCGCGTTACAGCGTGACCCTCTCCCGGGAGCAGACGGAAAAAGACCTGGCCGAAATGCGGGACGACCGTTTTCTGACCCGGTCTTC
This genomic window contains:
- a CDS encoding thioredoxin family protein; protein product: MRYVTLFSSALLLSLLGLGPSPRAGDISAEGPSLDAELAAKYPRSPKTLEGDPMQSSLLLLEFEFKGIIRLNGLDGAALVMSGDGGGVIRASTMKGRLVMFNLGEPGTYSLRFIRLSNYNATIILEKPPALEMNVAVARGKVTYLGTIVVTKKFGPKLPEMDLIYDAEKEMAAWSTLREKYKASPWSALAEKRIASLKSGEASLAEQPASSASATAGIRHSPDTGEGHAHLSLVDYPPAILSAADAQKMASEARQPTFLASSAKATENPLAPCSLLAAALIALDSNLFWWDIEKSGSVSTPPPNTNILGMFDRDLENGKVPRKEPRATAEILARLTIWRSWGINAEVNTFLSDMTQRACLDTLLAMDPNAVFGTLNGYGARTTASHLAAISRYSVTLSREQTEKDLAEMRDDRFLTRSSRSTENPLLPCALLKAKRLGSRLNDLVGEILSRKVERPMQEDGMLGRFSEDLRDGSVHMDDPAKAAEIAALLFAARIGPANAATDILISESTQRECLDEIFSPGLIRQRLEKEGKLPSRAELLKKAFVRVYDEAADAQQQIAAALVKAKQDNRRVLIQWGGNWCPWCIKLHDLYEKDSKISLKLQDEYEVVYVDAGGKTKKNMDLAKSYGADLAVYGVPFLTILASDGKAVANQETGALENKDQEGSPGHDPSAVLDFLAKYQATH